From the genome of Cognaticolwellia beringensis, one region includes:
- the secE gene encoding preprotein translocase subunit SecE has protein sequence MNASTETEPSGSFDFLKWGVIVLLLAGAVVGNYIFAEQSILVRALAVVAAIVIAGLVAMQTVKGRTAVAFAKESRTEVRKVVWPTRQEAVQTTGIVLVATLIMSLLLWGLDSVLFWVVGLITGLKVG, from the coding sequence ATGAATGCAAGTACTGAAACTGAACCAAGTGGTTCATTTGATTTTTTAAAGTGGGGCGTGATTGTTTTACTTTTAGCTGGCGCAGTTGTCGGTAATTACATTTTTGCTGAGCAGTCAATTCTTGTTCGCGCCTTAGCTGTAGTTGCTGCTATTGTTATTGCAGGTCTTGTTGCTATGCAAACAGTTAAAGGTCGTACTGCTGTAGCATTTGCTAAAGAATCTCGCACAGAAGTACGTAAAGTTGTTTGGCCAACACGTCAAGAAGCAGTGCAAACAACAGGTATAGTATTAGTGGCAACATTAATTATGTCTTTATTGCTTTGGGGTTTAGATTCAGTTCTTTTCTGGGTAGTTGGATTAATTACTGGATTAAAAGTAGGTTAA
- the nusG gene encoding transcription termination/antitermination protein NusG — protein MTEEITITDTPEKNNNPKLRWYVVQAFSGYEGRVQKTLLEHIGIHGLEEKFGEILVPTEEVIEMRAGQKRKSARKFFPGYVLVHMELDDESWHLVKSVPRVLGFIGGTKERPAAITQKEADRILQRLEDTDKPKPKTLFEPGEVVRVIDGPFADFNGVVEELDYEKNRIKVSVLIFGRSTPVDLEFGQVEKG, from the coding sequence ATGACTGAAGAAATTACAATTACAGATACGCCTGAAAAAAACAATAATCCTAAATTACGTTGGTATGTAGTACAAGCGTTCTCTGGTTACGAAGGTCGTGTACAAAAAACATTACTAGAGCATATTGGCATTCATGGTTTAGAAGAAAAGTTCGGCGAAATTTTGGTGCCAACTGAAGAAGTTATTGAAATGCGTGCTGGACAAAAGCGTAAAAGCGCACGTAAATTCTTCCCTGGTTATGTACTGGTTCATATGGAATTAGACGATGAATCATGGCATTTAGTTAAAAGTGTACCTCGTGTACTAGGTTTTATTGGCGGCACTAAAGAAAGACCTGCAGCCATTACTCAAAAAGAAGCTGATCGTATTCTACAACGTCTTGAAGATACTGATAAGCCTAAACCTAAAACATTGTTTGAGCCAGGCGAAGTGGTACGCGTTATTGACGGTCCATTTGCTGACTTTAATGGTGTGGTTGAAGAGCTCGATTACGAGAAAAACCGTATTAAAGTATCAGTACTTATATTCGGTCGTTCAACACCTGTTGATTTAGAATTTGGTCAAGTCGAAAAAGGCTAG